TGGAGCCCTTCCCGGATGGCTGGGTGCGCTGGCCCGGCCTGCGCGCCGTGGCCACCACCACCTTCCACGCCCGGCACCACCTGGACCTCGCCCACCACTACGGCTTCTACACCGTCGTGTGGGACCGGCTCCTGGGCACGCTCGCCCCCGACTACGAGGCCTCCTTCGCCCGCTCGCAGGTGGTGCCACCGGAGCCCCTCGCACCACCCCAGCCGGGCACTCCGGGGTCGCGGGCCTGAAAGCGTCAGGCCGCCTTCTCGTCCTCGCGCACCCGGGGATGACGGGGCGCCTGGCCGCTCAACTGCCGCAGCCCCTCGCGGGCGATGCCCAGGCCTCCCGAGGCCACGGCCCGGAGCCATGACTGGCCCATCGTCCGCTCGATGAACTCGCGCATCTTGCGCGCATCCCGCAGCAGGGGCGTCAGCAGATTGGGATCGTTGAAGTTCTCCGAGAAGGCATTGGCCAGCAGTTGGCGCCCGCTCGGGTTGTCCGGGCGTCCGTCGCTGCCGTACTGGGCGATGAGCAGTTGCAGCGCGGGCGGGGTGATGGGCTCCAGCAGCAGGTTGGTGAAGTCGTGGGTGGCGCGGCCATGGCGCTCGTAGAAGCGCTCGAAGGTGTCCGTCATCCACGCCGCGTCGAAGGGCCTGTCCTGGTGCGCGACGATGCACTCGACGAGGTTGCGCACCATCTTGTTGCCATTGTTGGCCCCCTGGCCGGCGATGGGGTCCACCGACATGGCCGTGTCCCCCAGGGCCATCACCACCCGGCCCGAGGGCAGCCGCCCCGCGGGCTTGCGCACGGTGGGCACGAACTTCCCCACCAGCCACCCGTTGGCATCCGACGTCTCCGCGTCCTTCACCCACGGGTAGTCCCAGGGGAGCAGCTCGCGGATGAGCTGCTTCGCGATCTCCAGCACCCGCGCGGCGCTCGTCGCCTCCTGGAAGCGGTCCATGGGGCCGCCCGGCTGGGCCTCGAAGAGGAGGTTCCAGCTCGCCCCGGCGTCCTTGTGGAAGTAGGGCACCCAGAAGCACTCGCCCCGGCCAGGCAGCAGGTTGATCTTGACCGGCAGCAGGGGGACGCCGTCGAAGCCCAGCCGGGGCCCCTTCACACACACCATGGCCAGGTGGCGCTGGGGCTTGTCGTAGACGCTGCGCCCGGCGTCGCGCTCGAAGAGGCGGTGCAGCTCGGCCCGCCCAGCGGCCACCAGGGTGAGGTCATTCGCCGCGGCGAGCTCCTCCAGGCGCGGAATCGAGACGGATTCGATCTCCACCCCGCCCCCGCGCGCCTTCAACGCGTGCATCCAGTGGTGGCTCTGCAGGCGCAGATCGATGGCGGCACAGGGCGCGTGCAGCCGTCCGGTGAGGGTGAGCAGCTGGTTGCCCGGCTTGGGGCACACGGTGATGTGGAAGCCATCGCCCCAGGGGAGCTGGCCGGCCCAGGGGTTGAGGTCCAGCTCGTGCTCGAAGCGCAGCGAAAGGTCGAAGCGCGCCGCCGTCCCGGTGGGCCGGCTCTCGTTCAGCCACTGCTCGGGCGTCTTGTCCGAGTAGAGCGTCACCCGGTAGCCCGCCTTGAGCAGCGCGTGCGCCGCCAGCAGCCCCGCCTGTCCGGCACCCACGATGGCGATGTTCCGCATGTCTCCCCCGTTCACACGATGGCGTCCAGCTCCTCCAGGAGCCGGTCCACGTCCGCCTCGGTATTATAGAGGTGTGGGGACACGCGGATGCTATCGCCGCGCACGCTCACGAACACCTTGCGCGCCGCCAGCTTCGCCGCCACGTCCGGCCCGTAGCCTCCCCGCCGCTTCAAGCCCACCATGTGCCCCGCCCGCTGCGTCTCCGGCGGCACCTCCAGCGTGAGCGCCCTCGCGCCCTTCGCCACCCGCTCCGTCAGCGCGCGCAGCGTCTCCTGCACGTCCCCCACGCCCCACTTGAGCAGCTGCCGCAGCGCCGCCATCGCCATCGGCACCAGCACGAAGTTGCTGCGCTCGCCCACGTCGAAGCGCCTCGCCCCCGGCTGGAAGTCGTCCCGGTAGTCCACCAGCCGCGTGAAGTCCTCGCTCCCCCCGCGCATCAGCCAGTTGTGCTCGATGGGCCTCCCCTCGCGGAACCTCGGCGCCACGTACAGGTAGCCCTGGCTGTAGGGCCCCATCAGCCACTTGTAGCCCGCCGCCGCCAGGAAGTCCGGCTTCACCTCCGCCACGCTCAACGGCAGCGCGCCCAGCGACTGCGTCGCGTCCACCGCCAGCGCCGCGCCCACCTCGCGCGCCCGCTGCCCCACCCGCACCAGGTCCACCAGCCCACCGTCCGTCCAGTGGCAGTGCGGCACCGCCACCAGCGCCGTGCGCTCGTCCAATTCCTCCAGCAGCGCCCGCGTCCAGTCCCCGTCCTCCGGCCGGCGCACCGTCACCACCTGCCCGCCCGCGCGCTCCGCCAGCTCGCGCCACGGGTACACGTTGGAGGGGAACTCCTCGGCCAGCACCAGCAGCCGCTGCCCCACGCGCACCGGCACGTTCGCCGCCGCCACCGCCAGCCCGTAGCTCGCCGAGGGCACCAGCGCCACCCCGTCCGCGTCCGCGTCCACCAGCCGCGCGAAGAGCTTCCGCAACGCCTCCGAGTCCGTGAAGAAGTCCTCGGGCCGCAGCAGCCACGGCCTCGACTTGCGCCCCACCGCTTCCTTCCCCACCTCGCTCACCTCGTGCAGCTGCGGGGACATGTACGCGCAGTTGATCCACGTGACGTCATCGGGCAGGTCGAAGAGGTGGCGCTGGGCGGGAAGGATCATGGCCGCGCGAGCATAGCCCGCGCGCCCGCATCCGCGGCGTCCGCCGGTAGCTCCACGGTGAACGTGGAGCCCCTCCCCACCTCGCTCTCCACGAGGATGGAGCCCCCCAGCGCGCTGACAATCTGCTGGGTGATGTGCAGCCCCAGCCCCAGCCCGCCGTAGTGGCGCTCGGACACCGCGCGCTCGAACTTGCCGAAGATGCGGCCCCGGTGCTCCGGCGCGATGCCAATCCCCTCGTCCCGCACCGACAGCCTCGCCCCACCGTGCTCCCACCCCACCTTCACGTGGATGGGCCGGCCCGCTCCGTACTTGAACGCGTTGGTCAGCAGGTTCGTCACCACCTGCTCCAGCCTCAACCGGTCCCACTGGCCCACCACCGGCTCCCCGTTCACCAGCTCCACCCGGCAACCCGAGCGCACCGCCTCGGCCGACAGCTGCTCGAGCACCTCCCCCACCACCGCCCTCAGGTCCACCGTCTCCAGGTGCAGCGGCAGCCGCCCCTGCGCCAGCTTCGCCACGTCCAGCAGGTCATTCACCAGCCCCGCCAGCTTGCGCACCTGCGACTCGCAGCCCCGCACCGCCCGGAGAATCCGCTCGGGCGGCACCGGCTCGCCCCCCTGCCCCTCCACCACCCGCCGCAGGCCCTGCAGCTGCAACCGCAGCGGCGTCAGCGGCGTCTTCAGCTCGTGCGAGGCCACCGCGAGGAACTCGTCGCGCAGGCGCACCGCCCGCTGGGACTCCAGGAAGAGCCGCGCGCTCTCCAGCGCCGACGCCAGCCGGTGCGCCAGCTCCTGCCCCATGGCCAGGTCCTCCGGCCCATGGCGCCGCCGCGGCATGCACGCGCCCAACGTGACGAGCCCCAGCACCCGCTCGTGCGAGCGCAGCGGCACCACCATCACCGAGCACACCTCCCCCTCCTCCAGCACCTGCTCCACCGGGACGAAGCCCGGCGACAGGTGCCGCCACGTCTCCGCGCGGAAGTCCTGGAAGAGCAGCGGCTCGCCCGAGTGCAGCGCCTCCAGCAGCGGGCCCCCGGAGTCGTGCAGCGAGGGCATGGGCCAGGCCCGGCGCAACCGCAGCTCCCGCGCCCTGTCCTCGTGGGCCACCGCCGCGCGCCGCAGCCCGCCCTCGGGCGTCACCAGGTCGATGACACACCACGAGGCCACCGACACGCTCGCCAGACACGCCACGTGCTGAAGCGTGGCGTCCGAGGCTTCCAGGGACTGGCCCAGCACCCGGCTCGCCGTGGCGAGGAAGCGCACCGCCCCCTCCGCCCGCTTGAGGTCCGACAGGTCCAACACGAAGGTGAGCGTGCGCGCCTGCTCCTCCACCTGCGCCGAGCCCGTCAGCACCGGCACGCGGCTGCCATCCCCGCGCAGCAACTCCAGCTCGAAGGCGGGGGACACCCCGCGCGACCACAGCTCGCGCAGCCCGCGCTCTCCCACCTCCCGGCCCTCGGGCGGCACCAGCGCCTGCCACCGCAGCGTGCCCCGCTCCAGCTCCTCGCGGCCGTGCCCCACCAACGAGAGGAAGGCGTCATTGGCCTCGAGGATGCGCCCGTCCTCGTCCGAGAAGGCCAGCCCCATCATGTCCGACTCCATGATGCGGCGGAACACGGCCTCGCCCTGGCGCAGGGACTTCTCCAGGCGCAGCCGCTCGGTGATGTCCTCGAGCAGGGCCACGGCGGCCGTCACCCGGCCCTCGGCGTCCCGCACCGGCCCGGCGCGCACCGACAAGCTGTAGCGCGAGCCGTCCGGGCGCAGCACCTCCATCACCTCGCCGCGCACCACCTCGCCCCGGGTGAGGGCCCGCACCAGCGGCCACTCGTCGGGGGCGTAGGGCCGCCCGTCCGGATGGAAGCCGTGCCTGGCGGACGTGTACTCGTCCCTGCTCCAGTTGGCGGGGATGGAGCCTCCGTGGACCCGCACCGCTTGCTCATTGCCCATCACCAGCCGGCCGTCCGGAGCCTCGGCGAGGATGACGGCCTGGGGCATCTGTTGCAGCACGGCCCGCAGGCGGCGGTGCTCCTGCTCCAGCAAGCGGCGCTGCTCCTCGGCCTCGGCCCGGGCCCGCTCGGCCTGCTCGCGCAGCTCGCGCTCGCGGGCGTAGAGGTGGGCACGCTCCAGCGCCTGCGCGCACTGGCGCGAGACGAGGCAGGCGAAGTCCTTGTCCTCCTCCGCGAAGCCCCGCTCCCGCTCGAAGCCGAGCGTCAACACGCCCAGCACCCGCCCCTCCACCTCCAGCGGCAGGCTGGCCCAGGCGCGCTGGTGGCTCAAGGGCAGGCCCTCCATCAACGGGTAGCGCGCGAGCAGCGCCTCCAGGGACTCCACCCACACCGGCTCGCCCACGCGCGCCGCCTCGGAGATGGGCAGCGGCGCGTCCAGGGCCAGGCAGGTCCACGGCTCGAGGTCCAGCCGGGGTATCCCCACCAGCTGGACGAGCCGCAGCACTCCTGGCTCCTCCACCAGGTAGATGGAGCAGTCGGCCGCCCCCATCGCCGGCCCCGCCTGCCCTACGATGACGCGGGCCACCTGCTCGGGCGTGAGCGCCTGCGACAGCTTGCTCGTCACCTGCTGGAGCCGCAGCAGCCGCTCCATCGTCCGTCGCATCCTGTGCGGCCGTGTGTCGCTCACCCGTATCCCATTGGGCACAGTCCACACGTTCAACAGCCCCCGCGCCTTTTCTTCCTCCTGCCCCGGAGGGGGGGTTGTCCCGGGGAACGGTGGAGGGCACGGGCGCCCGGCTGGGTGCACGCTCTCGACCCGAGGCTTCCGCTCCCCTCACCCCGTCCCTCTTCCGGAGGGAGAGGGGGCTCACGGGGTTACAGCCGCGACACCGAGGCGTAGCCGCTGAAGAGCTCGCTGGCCAGTCTCGCGCGCTCGCCGCCCTCGGCCCGGCGGATGTAGTCGTTCAACACGCGCCCGCCCTGGCCGTGCTTGCCCGGAAAGCCCAGGTTCATCCGCGAGCGCTTCACCCCACTGCCGCCGCGGTGCACGAAGACCACGGTGCCATCGCGCTCCACCGACTCGATGACGCCCACGTGCGTCAGCCCGTCGTTGCGCTCCCCATCCCGGTTGCGGTCATACGTCTCGCGGAAGAAGACGATGTCTCCGGGCTTCGGCGTGCGCTTGTGCAGGGCCCCCGCACGCTGCGCGCGCCGGTGGATGGCGCTCACCGCGTTCTCCCCGGGCAGCGTGCCGTGCGACAGCAGCTCGATGCCCACCTCCTGGTAGGCGGCGCGCACCAGCCCGGAGCAGTCGTCCGGCACGCGGTACGCGGTGAGCGAGGCGCCCACCAGCTTCCCGGCACGGCTGGCCACACGCCGTCCCTTCGGCAGGGGGGCCGCGGGCCGCTTCTTCTTCGCGGGCGTGGCCTTCACCACGGACTTCGTGGTGCCACGCGCGGGCGTACGAGGGGTGGCCGTGGCCTTCTTCGACTTCGCCGCGGGCTTCACCGGTCCACGTGGTGCGGCCACGGCCGGAGCCGTGCCGAGCACCGCGAGCATCAATGGCAGCAAGAGCTTGCGAAGCATCATCCGAGCAGACGAGCGTACCGCCCGGCGCATTCACCCGCGAGGGGCCGGGGCCGTGGCTTCGCGTGCCCGCCTGTTCACCAGACTACGGCTCGCGGGCCCACATGCCGTGACATCGGCCCCCCGCGACCTCCACCTACCTTGGCTCCAGACATCCGAGGGGGATGGTCTTGCTGTTACAGGGTACCCAGTGGCTTCTCGAGGCGTTGCGGTTCACTCCGTTCTCGCCGCTCTCGCTCCTGCTCCTCCTGGTGGGTGTCCTCCTGGCGCTGCTCTTGCTCCTGGTGCTGCTGCCCTGGCTCTGCTGGCCCTACCTGGGCGGAATGTTCCCCCGCCTGACGGCCTCCATCTCTCCCTTCCTGCCCATCGGGCTGCTCCTGATCGCCCTCAGCGGCGTTGTCTTCCTCGGCTTCGAGTGGGTCCTCAACTGTCTCTGGCGAAGCTCGGGGTGGGGGGCCGGGTTCCGCCAGCTGCCCATGGTGGGGGCGTTCGACTGGATCTGGCCCTGGTTGCCCACCCTGTTCACCTTCTTCGTGCTCCTGCTCGTCGGGGCCGTCTCCCTGTCCCGCCGGATCTTCCACCTCGCGACGATCCTCGTCCTGCTCTTCGTCACCCTGGGCGTGGCCCTGCACGCGGCGCCCTCTCACTTCGAGGCACCGCCTCCGGCCAACACCTCGGAGGCGGCACCCCCTCCCGAGGAGCGGACGACCTCGCAGCTCGCCGCCGAGCGCTTCGAGGAGCGCGTCTTCGCCCCGCTCTTCCATGCCCCGAACGCGAAGCCGGATGTCTTCACGGTGGGCGCCTTCGGGCTCGTCCTGCTGTTGGGCTACAGCTGGTTGGATCGCCTCAACCTCCGGCGCTCGCTGCGGCCCATCCACGTCGCCAGCATCACGGACACCCGGGGCAAGGGCCCCCCGGAGGCCCGGCCCGACCTCGAGCAGCTCATGCGCGAGCACCTCCACCGCAACATGCCCCACACCCCGCCCTGGCTCCCCGGTGGGACGCTGCAGTACTGGCAGGACTTCGCCGAGAAGCAGTCCACCCGGGATGACCACTGGCTCATGCGGGCGATGACCGTGGCCCTGCGCCTCATCCAACCCCCGTCCGGGCTGGAGCTCACCTGCACCCTCGTGCGGAAGGCCGAGCCGGGAAGCGGGGCGCCAGTGTGGGGGACGCCCGGCCCGCCCCCGAGCCACCGCGAGCACTACGGCATCCGGGTGCAGATGGTGGACCTGCGGACCCGGCAGACGCTGATGGCACGCACCATCTGGAGCACGCGCAGCATCGAGCTCGCCGTGGAGCAGGCGGCCTACGCCGCCGTGGAGCGCGCCTTCCGCGAATGCAAGACGCTGCCCGAGTGGGTGCACTGGGAGGAGGATGACGGCGCCGCGCTGCGCATGTACCACCAGGGCGTGCGCACGCTCACCCGGGGCGCCTGTGGCGCGAAGCCGGCCCAGAAGGCCCGCCTGCTGTTGCAGCGGGCGGCGAAGCGCAGTCCGGGGAGCGCGCTGGCACGGCTGCAGCTCGCCGAGGCGCTCGAGGCTTGCGGAGACTACGTGGGAGCCATCGAGCTCTACCTCAATGTCACCTCGCGCTACCCGCGCCTGCTGGTGGCGAAGTACCGGCTGGCCTCCACCTGCCGCGGCTTCCGCCGGTGGGGCCAGAAGATGGCCGAGGAGGCGCCGACGGCTCAGCGCCCGCTGGCACGGGAGCGGCTCCAGCAGGCCCTCACCGCCCCTCATGCCCGCGGGCTGTGGAGACCCACGTGGCTGGGCCGGTGTTTCCGCCTGCTGCCCGCCGAGCTCGACACCCACTGTCTGGACAGCCTTCACGGCGTGCTGCTCAACATGGCCCGCCGGGCCTTGCGGCAGCAGGGCGGGGTGCTCCGGCTCCTCCATTGGTGCCTCAACGCCACGGATCGCCGCCTCTTCTGGCACACCCGGCTGTGGCCTCCCCGCCGGCAGCGGGATTACCGCCTCGCCACCCGCTCCGCCCTGCGCTGCGTCGAGTGGCACCAGATCGAGCTCCAGAGCGCTCAGCTCCGGCGGGCCAACAGGGGCTTCAGCTACCAGCGGCCGTGTCTGGCGGGCCGCCGGCTGTGGAGCCGCATTCTCGCCCATCGGCTGACCCGCGAGGTGACCTGGGCCTCCCGGATTCCCCGCAACTGGCTGGGAGCCGCCAACTTCAACCTCGCCTGTCTCTATGCGCTGCGCCTGGAGACCGGGCAGCGCGAGCTGCTGTCGCTGCTGATGACGTTCGACCCCCAGGTCCTCCACTCGTTCGGAGACCCATTCTTCGAGGCCTACGTCGATGCCCTCGGGGCCACGGACGTCCTGCAACCGGCACGGCCAGGAACGACCGGCGGCTCATTCGACGACAGGCGGCGCACGGAGCTCCTGGCGCTCAAGGCGCTCATGGACCTGGCCACCGGACTGGTCTGGCACCACCGGCGGGAGCTGTCCTGGCGACGGCACGGGAAGCTGCTCCGGACGGTGGTGGCTCACGATGACGACGACAGGAGGAAGACCGGAGTGGACCCGGACGCACGCCCCGCGCTCGAGGCCGTGGCCCGCCACGTCGTGGACTCCCACGAGAACGTCCAGAAAGCCATCGAGCACCTGAGCTGCTCGCTCCGGGATCCCGAGGGGCCGTTCTCCTCCAAGACCTGGAAGTGGCTGCTCCAGCATCCGGACCTCCAGGCCCTGCGCCCCCAATGCAGGTTCCAGGCATGGGAGCGGCTCATCCGGCCCGAGCCACCCCCCACCGGCCCCGTCCGGACGCGGCTGGAGCCCGCGAGCGCCACGTAGATGGGGGTCCTACGTGCGCAGCCGGCTCAGCAGCCAGCCTCCGCCCACCAGGCCCAGCACCGTGCTCAGCGACTTCGCCGGACCGCGCAGCAGCCGCGACTCCAGCACGTCCACGCGGTCCGCCACCAACAGCAGCATCACGTGGCGCGCCCGGTTCTCCGGTATCCCGTACGCCACCCGCCGCAGCACCCCGCTCAGCCCCTTGGGCGGCGCCGCCGTGCCGAACGCCGGCGTCAGCGCGTCCAGCTCCGCCCGCTTGAGCACCGGGAAGTCCGGCGGCGGCTGGCGCTCCGGCCTGTCCCAATGCGCGCCCCCGCGCGGCTCCGGCTTCAACAGCATGGGCACTCCGGGCCGGTTGTTCGGGTCTCCATCCACACCCCAGCCGGGAATGTCCGCGTGCACCTGCTCGGCCGTCGTCATGTCTTGCTCAGCCATCCCGTGTCTCCTCACGCATGCCCGTGCGGCAGCAGCACGCACTTGATGCACCCATCCAGCTTCTTCTCGAAGAGCTCGTACGCCCGCGGCAGCTCGGCCAGCGGGAAGCGGTGCGTGATGATGCCCTTGGCGTCGATGCGCCCCGCGCGGATGTGCTCCAGCAGGTGCGGCATGTAGCGCTTCACGTTGCACTGGCCCATCCGCAACGTCAGTCCCTTGTTCATCGCCGTGCCGATCGCCACCATGTTCCACGGCGGGCCGTACACGCCGATGATGGAGACGGTGCCGCCCTTGCGCGCGGACTGAATCGCCCAGTTGATGGCCGTGGGCGAGCCCGCCTCCAGCTTCAGCTTCACCCCCAGGATGCTGTGCATCGCCGAGCCCTCGGCCTCCAGGCCCACCGCGTCGATGCACACGTCCGGCCCGCGCCCCTGCGTCAGCTCCTTCAGGGTGGCGACGACGTTCTCCTCGTCCTTGAAGTTGATCGTCTCCACCTGGGCGTACTTGCGCGCGAAGTCCAACCGGTACTCCAGGCTGTCCACGGCGATGACGCGGCCGGCGCCCAGGAGCCACGCCGACTTCATGGCGAACATGCCCACCGGGCCGGCGCCGAACACCACCACCGTGTCCCCCGGCTGGATGTTGCCCATCTCCGCCCCCTGGTAGCCCGTGGGCAGGATGTCACTGAGGAAGAGCACCTCCTCCTCGTCCATGTCGTCGGGAATCTTCATGGGCCCCACGTCCGCGAAGGGCACGCGCACGTACTGCGCCTGGCCGCCCTCGTAGCCGCCCGTGGTGTGCGAATACCCATACACCCCCGAGGCCATCTCGCTGTTGGGGTTGGTGTTCTCGCAGCACGCCGTCAGCCCGCGCTTGCAGTAGAAGCAGGTGCCGCACGAGATGTTGAAGGGCACCACCACCCGGTCCCCCGGCTTGAGGGTGCGCACCGAGGAGCCCACCTCCTCCACCACCCCGGCGAACTCGTGGCCGAAGGTGCACCCCACGCGCGTGTCCGTGATGAAGCCGTGCAGCAGGTGCAGGTCCGAGCCGCAGATGGCCGAGCGCGTCACCCGGATGATGGCGTCATTGGGGTGGAGGATGACCGGGTCCGGCTTGTTCCCCACCGAGACGCGGTAGGGGCCCTCGTAGATCATGGCTTGCATTGTCCGCTTCCCTCCCTTTCGCCGTCCCTCAGCCCACGGCGGTGCACCGACAAGCTACGCACCGCGCCAGCGGGGAGGGCCTGGGCACGAGCGGGCCCCGAAACCCGCTCCGTCCCAGCAACGGCCACCAGAGGGCTCCCCTGCCCGGCCGCCCGCTTGCGCGCCGCGGCACGTCCGTACAGGCAATCCCCATCCGTTCAATGACGTGCTCCAGCGCCCGGGAACGGCTGTTCCCCCGACGAGGCCAGGCCGTACACTCTGGAGCGGGAGAGCCACCACGTGTTGCCCTACTTCCCCTTCGAGCAGGACAGCTACGCGATGACGCTGGGCGTGCGGGCGCTGCGGCCCGGCGAGTCCCTCATCGAGGTGGACGAGGCGCACTACGTCCGGGAGCTCGCGCTCAAGGAGGCCAACCTCTCCGCCAACCCGCGCGCCCGCTTCCAGGCCGGGCCCGGCACCGAGCCCCACCAGTGGGAGACGGTGACGGAGCTGCTGCCCCTCATGGCGCGCCATCATCCCCAGCACTTCGCCTTGGAGGTGGAGGGCGGGCGCTGGCACTGGCGCAACCTGCTGCTCGGCACCGAGGCGCGCTTCACCCCGGGGGACCCGGGCAGCCTGCCGCTGGCGCCGCTGGATTGGCTGGGCCGGCAGGTGCAGGAGGACCTGTTGCTGATGGACGGCACGCGCGAGGGCCTGCCCATGATGGCCGGGCAGCTGTGCTTCCCCTCCATGTGGAGCCTGGAGGAGAAGATGGGGCGCTCGCTGCTGGACATCCACGCGCCGGTGCCGGGCTTCGGCGCGAAGCTGGGCGCGGCCACCACGCGGCTGATGGAGGGACTGAAACCCGGGCGCACCGTCACCCGCTGCAACTGGGCCCTCACCGTGACGGACCGGATGGACCTGGAGCCCTGGAGCTTCCCCGAGTGGCGGCACCTCTTCGAGGGAATCACGCCGGACAACGCGGGGGAGCGGTGCTTCCTGCGGCTGGAGCGGCAGACGCTCTCGTTGATGCCGCGCACGGGCGCCATCCTCTTCACCATCCACACCTACCGCGCCCCCGTGGCCGCCGAGGTGGAGGATCCCGCGCGCCGCCGCCGGCTCGCCAACGTGCTGCGCACCGTGCCCGCCGACACGAGCACCTACAAGCGAATCACCCCGTTCCTCGCGCCGCTGCTGGCCTGGCTCGACGCCGAGCCCGTGCCCCGGGCGGTCAACTCCTGACGGCGGCACGAGGACAAGGCTTCCCGCCGCGCCGTGGAACAGCGAATACTCCGGCATCCTGGTCGGAGGAGTTCCATGAGACGGACAACGGGCCTGCTTCCTCTCTGCCTCACGCTGTGGCTCGCGACCCCGGCCCTGGCCAGGGACCTGGTGCAGCTGCCGGCGGGCCAGGTCTACTCGGTGAAGGTGGACGCGGACGTACGGACGCTGTGGATTGCCCTCACCGCGCCCGCGGGCGGTACCCTGAACGGACTGGACGTCGGCCAGAAGCCCATCGACGTGGGGCTCGGTGACTGGCACGACAACGCGCTGCGCGAGGCCTTCACCGCCACGCTCTCCGAGTCCTCTCCGGGGCAGCACCCCGGCATCGCGCTGAAGGTCGAGCTCGCGCAGTTGCCGCAGCCCGGCACCTATGACGTGCAGCTCTCCTTGAAGCAGGGACAGGAGCAACAATTCCTGAAGCTGCAGGTGGTCGTCCCCGAGGCCAAACTCCGGGAGCAGGCCGCGCCGCTGATGGAGCGGGTCATCTACCCGTTCTTCGGCGTCAAGGACACCCCGGGCCTCTTCACGCTCTCGGAAACCAGTGGACGCTCGCGGGTGACGAACCTGTCCATCCAGCCCGTCACCGCGGCCACCTCGGGAGAGACCACCCTCACCGGACACCTGCGCTTCGACACGGCTTCCGGCAATCCACCCGTCCCGGTGGTCATCCCGCCGGGGGGCGCGGCGAACATCCCCTACTCGGTGAGCGGGGACTTCCCGGTGGGCACCGCGAAGGGCAGCGTGGAGCTGCGCTCGCCCCAGCTCCAGACGCCGCTCACCGTCACCTACGAGGTCCGCACCCGGAGGACGGTGCTCTGGGTCCCCATCCTCCTCCTCCTGGGCCTGTTGACCGGCTACCTGCTGCGCACCTGGCTCAAGTACCAGGTGGAGCTGAACGAGAAGCGCGTGGCGGCGGAGTCACTCCGGCTGAAGCTCGAGGAGGAGCGGCGCCTGCGCCCGGACCCGCTCTACCTGGCGTCGCTGGCGGAGGTGGACGCGCCGCTCGCGCAGCTGCAGACGCTGGACGTGAAGGGCCTCTCCGAGCAGCTCCCCCAGGCGGAGCAGAAGTTCGAAGCAGCCCGCGCGGAGTTCAACAAGCGCCAGGCCGAGACCCAGGCCCGGCTCACGGAGGCGGAACAGCTCCTCTCCATCGCCTGGTCACTCCCTCCTTCCGTCCAGGAGACGCTCGGGAAGGCGCGCGAGGCGCTCGGTGCCAGCCGGAAGTTGCTCGAGTCCAACTCCGTGGTGGCGGCGGACCAGGAGCTCAAGAGCCAGCTCGCGTCACTCGCCCAGCGGCTCCGGGAGAAGCTCCGGGCCTGGCGGAGGTCCGTGGACGGCCAGCTCGCGCGCTTCGACGATGCGCCGCTGCCCCTGCGCGAGCAGGACCAGAAGACCCTCTCCACGCAGATGGAGCACCTCCACGATGCCTTGAGGAAGATTCCCCTGGACGCGGCCCAGCTCGACCTGCGCGCCGTGCTCTCGGACACCCACGATGCGCGCACGATGTTGATCAACACCGAGCCCCAGCTCCGTGACCAGCTGCAGCGGCTCCTCAACGGTGTGCGGGACGTGTTCGACGCCGGGGGTGTGCCACTGACCGGCCTGGAGCAGGAGCTCCAGGAGTGGTCCCGCCAGCCGAGCGACAAGGTGGAGGACGAGCTGGAGTGGCTCATCAACCGGAGCCGTCCCTTGGAGCGGGTGTTGAAGCAGGTGATGGTGGCGCAGCTCGGGAGCCCACTGGATGAGGCGGCGCGGGGGCTCATCGACCAACGGCGCTACGTGGACCTCGCGGCGCTGGTGGTCAAACACAAGCAGGAGACGGAGGCGGCCCAGCGCGGCTCGCCGATCCTCGAGTCCTTCTCCGGAGATGATGCGCCGACACCACCGCCCGCCGTCGCGATTCCCCTCCCCGCCGTCCCCACCATCCCACCGGTGGCCTTTCCGGAGACCCCGCGTGGGTTGCTCGGGGCGCTCCCCGAGGCCCT
The sequence above is drawn from the Archangium gephyra genome and encodes:
- a CDS encoding heme-dependent oxidative N-demethylase family protein, coding for MLPYFPFEQDSYAMTLGVRALRPGESLIEVDEAHYVRELALKEANLSANPRARFQAGPGTEPHQWETVTELLPLMARHHPQHFALEVEGGRWHWRNLLLGTEARFTPGDPGSLPLAPLDWLGRQVQEDLLLMDGTREGLPMMAGQLCFPSMWSLEEKMGRSLLDIHAPVPGFGAKLGAATTRLMEGLKPGRTVTRCNWALTVTDRMDLEPWSFPEWRHLFEGITPDNAGERCFLRLERQTLSLMPRTGAILFTIHTYRAPVAAEVEDPARRRRLANVLRTVPADTSTYKRITPFLAPLLAWLDAEPVPRAVNS
- a CDS encoding tetratricopeptide repeat protein, giving the protein MLLQGTQWLLEALRFTPFSPLSLLLLLVGVLLALLLLLVLLPWLCWPYLGGMFPRLTASISPFLPIGLLLIALSGVVFLGFEWVLNCLWRSSGWGAGFRQLPMVGAFDWIWPWLPTLFTFFVLLLVGAVSLSRRIFHLATILVLLFVTLGVALHAAPSHFEAPPPANTSEAAPPPEERTTSQLAAERFEERVFAPLFHAPNAKPDVFTVGAFGLVLLLGYSWLDRLNLRRSLRPIHVASITDTRGKGPPEARPDLEQLMREHLHRNMPHTPPWLPGGTLQYWQDFAEKQSTRDDHWLMRAMTVALRLIQPPSGLELTCTLVRKAEPGSGAPVWGTPGPPPSHREHYGIRVQMVDLRTRQTLMARTIWSTRSIELAVEQAAYAAVERAFRECKTLPEWVHWEEDDGAALRMYHQGVRTLTRGACGAKPAQKARLLLQRAAKRSPGSALARLQLAEALEACGDYVGAIELYLNVTSRYPRLLVAKYRLASTCRGFRRWGQKMAEEAPTAQRPLARERLQQALTAPHARGLWRPTWLGRCFRLLPAELDTHCLDSLHGVLLNMARRALRQQGGVLRLLHWCLNATDRRLFWHTRLWPPRRQRDYRLATRSALRCVEWHQIELQSAQLRRANRGFSYQRPCLAGRRLWSRILAHRLTREVTWASRIPRNWLGAANFNLACLYALRLETGQRELLSLLMTFDPQVLHSFGDPFFEAYVDALGATDVLQPARPGTTGGSFDDRRRTELLALKALMDLATGLVWHHRRELSWRRHGKLLRTVVAHDDDDRRKTGVDPDARPALEAVARHVVDSHENVQKAIEHLSCSLRDPEGPFSSKTWKWLLQHPDLQALRPQCRFQAWERLIRPEPPPTGPVRTRLEPASAT
- a CDS encoding zinc-dependent alcohol dehydrogenase; this translates as MQAMIYEGPYRVSVGNKPDPVILHPNDAIIRVTRSAICGSDLHLLHGFITDTRVGCTFGHEFAGVVEEVGSSVRTLKPGDRVVVPFNISCGTCFYCKRGLTACCENTNPNSEMASGVYGYSHTTGGYEGGQAQYVRVPFADVGPMKIPDDMDEEEVLFLSDILPTGYQGAEMGNIQPGDTVVVFGAGPVGMFAMKSAWLLGAGRVIAVDSLEYRLDFARKYAQVETINFKDEENVVATLKELTQGRGPDVCIDAVGLEAEGSAMHSILGVKLKLEAGSPTAINWAIQSARKGGTVSIIGVYGPPWNMVAIGTAMNKGLTLRMGQCNVKRYMPHLLEHIRAGRIDAKGIITHRFPLAELPRAYELFEKKLDGCIKCVLLPHGHA